One window from the genome of Spirosoma rhododendri encodes:
- a CDS encoding acetyl-CoA C-acetyltransferase, whose product MADAFIYDAVRTPRGRGKSDGSLHDVQPVQLLTHVLRHLRDRNQLDTALVDDVIMGCVTPIGEQGGDIARTAALEAGYAETVAGVQLNRFCSSGLEAINMAGAYVMSGQVDAIVAGGVEAMSRVPMGADGGALFTNPEIVARHNIVPQGISADLIATKHGYSRNDVDSYAAESYRRAVEAQAADRFSRTLVPYRDDLGITLLDRDEGVRPGTTVESLSKLKPAFEAMGQMGLDALALLKYPDQSRINHVHHAGNSSQIVDGAAGVLIGSRAFGEKTGLKPRARIKAFAIVGSEPTIMLTGPVPATRKALKRAGMDVGDIDLFEVNEAFAAIPMVFMDELGVDHSLININGGSIALGHPLGATGAIISATLIDELERTDKQFGLSTLCIGGGMGIATIFERV is encoded by the coding sequence ATGGCAGACGCATTCATTTATGACGCCGTTCGTACCCCGCGCGGCCGGGGAAAAAGCGATGGTTCGCTCCACGACGTTCAGCCGGTTCAACTGCTGACTCATGTCCTGCGCCACCTGCGCGACCGCAACCAACTCGATACCGCGCTGGTCGATGATGTGATTATGGGTTGTGTAACGCCCATTGGCGAACAGGGGGGCGACATTGCCCGGACGGCCGCACTGGAAGCGGGGTATGCCGAAACGGTGGCCGGGGTGCAACTCAATCGCTTCTGTTCGTCGGGGCTGGAAGCGATCAACATGGCCGGGGCCTACGTCATGTCGGGGCAGGTCGATGCGATTGTTGCGGGTGGGGTAGAGGCTATGTCGCGGGTGCCGATGGGTGCCGACGGTGGGGCCTTGTTCACCAACCCCGAAATCGTGGCCCGGCACAACATCGTGCCGCAGGGCATCTCCGCCGACCTGATTGCCACCAAGCATGGCTACAGCCGGAACGACGTCGACAGCTACGCGGCTGAGTCGTACCGCCGGGCTGTTGAGGCACAGGCCGCCGACCGGTTTAGTCGGACGCTTGTGCCCTACCGTGACGACCTGGGCATCACGCTGCTCGACCGTGACGAGGGGGTACGGCCCGGTACGACGGTGGAAAGCCTGAGCAAGCTAAAACCGGCATTCGAAGCGATGGGTCAGATGGGACTCGACGCACTGGCACTACTCAAATACCCTGATCAGTCGCGCATCAACCACGTTCACCACGCAGGAAACTCATCGCAGATTGTCGACGGCGCGGCTGGCGTACTCATCGGGAGCCGGGCGTTTGGCGAAAAAACCGGCCTGAAACCCCGCGCCCGTATCAAAGCCTTCGCTATCGTTGGTTCCGAACCGACAATCATGCTGACCGGCCCGGTTCCGGCGACGCGCAAGGCGCTGAAACGAGCTGGTATGGACGTCGGCGACATTGACCTGTTTGAGGTCAACGAAGCATTTGCGGCCATACCAATGGTGTTTATGGACGAGCTGGGCGTTGACCATAGCCTTATCAACATCAACGGCGGGTCGATTGCGCTGGGGCATCCGCTGGGGGCTACCGGTGCCATCATCTCAGCCACGCTCATCGACGAACTCGAACGCACCGACAAGCAGTTTGGCCTATCCACGCTTTGCATCGGCGGGGGAATGGGCATCGCTACCATTTTTGAACGGGTATAA
- a CDS encoding FKBP-type peptidyl-prolyl cis-trans isomerase gives MSFKHFGKAALLVAVMASCGKNRVEVTQSGLKYQIHEQADEKSRKGKVGDVLTLHLTLMNSKDSVLRDTHKEGAPFQMLLQVPPFKGSFEEGLTMLGKGDSATFYVSADSLFTRNMQPMPPGVTKGSDIGIAVKILNVQSEDEYKKAQAADFDKQKGVDAKVISDYLAKNNLTGKAQKTANGVYVVTTQPGTGAAPMAGDDISVNYTGKLMNGKVFDSNLTNPQAGGKPFQLKVGVGMVIPGWEEGIMKMHKGEKATLIIPSGLAYGPRGNPTIPANSVLIFDIDLLDVQKGKPGQMAPPQMPQQQQPGQ, from the coding sequence ATGTCATTTAAACACTTCGGGAAAGCCGCATTACTCGTCGCCGTGATGGCGTCATGTGGCAAAAACCGCGTTGAAGTCACTCAGAGTGGCTTGAAATACCAGATTCACGAACAGGCGGACGAAAAGAGCCGGAAAGGCAAAGTTGGCGACGTACTGACGCTGCACCTGACGCTGATGAACAGCAAAGATTCCGTGCTGCGCGACACGCACAAAGAAGGTGCGCCGTTTCAGATGCTGCTTCAGGTTCCTCCGTTCAAAGGCAGCTTTGAAGAAGGCCTGACCATGCTGGGTAAAGGCGACAGTGCCACATTTTACGTTAGCGCTGACTCGCTGTTCACGCGGAACATGCAGCCAATGCCTCCGGGTGTTACCAAGGGTAGTGACATCGGTATTGCGGTCAAGATCCTGAACGTGCAATCGGAAGACGAATACAAGAAAGCACAGGCGGCCGATTTCGATAAGCAGAAAGGTGTCGATGCGAAAGTTATCAGCGACTATCTGGCGAAGAACAACCTGACCGGCAAAGCACAAAAGACGGCCAATGGCGTGTATGTAGTAACGACACAGCCCGGCACTGGCGCGGCTCCGATGGCCGGCGACGATATTTCGGTCAACTACACGGGCAAGCTGATGAACGGCAAGGTGTTCGACAGCAACCTGACTAACCCACAGGCGGGCGGCAAGCCATTCCAGCTCAAAGTGGGCGTTGGCATGGTGATTCCCGGTTGGGAAGAAGGTATCATGAAGATGCACAAAGGCGAGAAAGCTACGCTGATTATCCCGTCGGGACTGGCATACGGACCACGCGGCAACCCAACGATTCCAGCTAATTCGGTACTGATTTTCGACATCGATCTGCTCGACGTTCAGAAAGGTAAGCCAGGTCAGATGGCACCTCCGCAGATGCCGCAGCAACAGCAGCCAGGTCAGTAA
- the lpcA gene encoding D-sedoheptulose 7-phosphate isomerase codes for MLDLIRSELTEAQTVLDAFLADPANLTAIDRAAQLMANAIGSGHKIISCGNGGSHCDAMHFAEELSGRYRDNRRALAAIAISDVSHLSCVSNDFGYDHVFSRFIEGLGNEGDVLLGLSTSGNSANIIRAVEAARQRGMQIVLLTGKDGGKLAGQADVEIRVPHFGYADRIQEIHIKVIHLFILLIEKRLNLA; via the coding sequence ATGCTTGATCTTATTCGTAGCGAACTGACCGAAGCGCAGACCGTACTGGACGCTTTCTTAGCCGACCCAGCCAATCTGACCGCTATCGATCGGGCAGCTCAGCTTATGGCCAACGCCATCGGCAGCGGTCATAAAATCATCTCCTGCGGCAACGGCGGCTCCCACTGCGACGCGATGCACTTCGCTGAAGAGCTGTCGGGCCGCTACCGCGACAATCGCCGGGCCCTGGCCGCTATTGCCATCTCCGATGTCAGTCACCTTTCCTGCGTCAGTAACGATTTCGGTTACGATCACGTCTTCTCGCGCTTTATCGAGGGGCTGGGCAACGAAGGCGACGTGTTACTGGGCCTCAGCACGAGCGGCAATTCTGCTAACATAATCCGGGCCGTAGAAGCCGCCCGGCAGCGGGGTATGCAGATAGTTCTGTTGACTGGTAAAGACGGCGGCAAGCTGGCAGGTCAGGCCGATGTCGAGATCCGGGTGCCGCACTTTGGCTATGCCGACCGCATTCAGGAAATTCACATAAAAGTGATTCACCTGTTTATTCTGCTCATCGAAAAGCGCTTGAATCTGGCCTAG
- the nth gene encoding endonuclease III: protein MLKKERFRRFIEYFTEHYPEPQTELNFSNPFELLTAVILSAQCTDKRINQITPALFARFAEPESLAAASVDEVFSYIRSVSYPNNKAKHLVGMAKAIMERFGGEIPTTLADLQSLPGVGRKTAHVILSVVYNEPTMAVDTHVFRVSHRLGLAPLTATTPLAVEKSLMAYIPKVHVPKAHHWLILHGRYICLARSPKCSICPLLDFCKYPQS, encoded by the coding sequence ATGCTTAAAAAAGAGCGGTTTCGCCGGTTTATCGAATATTTCACCGAACACTATCCCGAGCCCCAAACCGAACTGAATTTTTCTAATCCGTTTGAGTTGCTGACGGCTGTCATTTTATCAGCGCAGTGTACCGACAAGCGAATCAATCAGATTACACCAGCGCTGTTTGCCCGCTTTGCAGAGCCTGAATCGCTGGCGGCTGCGTCGGTTGATGAGGTGTTCTCGTACATCCGCAGCGTATCGTATCCCAACAACAAGGCGAAACACCTGGTCGGGATGGCGAAAGCTATCATGGAACGATTTGGAGGAGAAATTCCGACGACACTAGCCGACTTGCAGAGTCTGCCGGGAGTGGGTCGTAAGACGGCGCACGTAATTCTGTCGGTGGTTTATAACGAGCCGACAATGGCCGTCGATACGCACGTTTTTCGGGTATCGCACCGACTGGGTCTGGCCCCACTCACAGCCACGACGCCCCTGGCCGTTGAGAAGTCACTGATGGCGTATATTCCAAAGGTACACGTTCCCAAGGCGCACCACTGGCTGATTCTGCACGGCCGGTACATCTGTCTGGCCCGGTCGCCCAAATGCAGCATTTGCCCGCTGCTGGACTTCTGTAAATACCCTCAGTCTTGA
- a CDS encoding DHH family phosphoesterase, translated as MQDIDAIGRLIIEPQTVLITTHQNPDADAMGSSLALAGYLRKKGHRVTVVTPTDYPQNLHWMAGNDTVVAFDEKQRVAVSQLMSEATVIFCLDFSALDRIKELAPMVRQARATKVLIDHHLEPESFADLALWNPAAAATAELIFQLISDLGDQILIDVAIAECIYAGLMTDTGSFRHSNTTGNVHRIAGALIDIGIDVSTIHRRIFDNVSIDKFRLLGHVLNEKLNVLPEFRFAYITLTEDELKAYRSKTGDTEGMVNYALAVEGVVAAAILIDRGEEIRISFRSVGDFSVRDLANAHFNGGGHRNAAGGRSKLTLAETEQRILAILPQYQSQLLATV; from the coding sequence ATGCAGGACATTGACGCAATTGGCCGGTTGATCATCGAACCGCAAACCGTGCTGATTACTACCCACCAGAATCCCGATGCCGACGCTATGGGCTCGTCGTTGGCACTAGCCGGGTACCTACGAAAAAAAGGCCATCGGGTAACCGTCGTCACACCCACCGATTACCCGCAAAATCTGCACTGGATGGCAGGAAACGACACTGTAGTCGCCTTCGACGAAAAGCAACGAGTCGCTGTTTCGCAGCTGATGAGCGAAGCAACTGTCATTTTCTGTCTCGACTTTTCTGCTCTCGACCGTATTAAAGAGCTAGCTCCAATGGTGCGGCAGGCGCGGGCAACGAAAGTGCTCATCGACCACCATCTGGAACCGGAATCCTTTGCAGATCTGGCGCTCTGGAACCCAGCGGCAGCTGCTACGGCTGAACTGATCTTTCAGTTAATCAGCGATCTGGGCGATCAGATCCTGATCGACGTTGCGATCGCCGAGTGCATCTACGCCGGTCTGATGACGGATACTGGCTCGTTCCGCCATTCTAATACAACCGGGAATGTACACCGTATCGCGGGCGCGCTGATCGATATTGGTATTGACGTCAGCACGATTCACCGGCGAATTTTTGATAACGTATCTATTGATAAGTTTCGGCTGCTTGGGCATGTGTTGAACGAGAAGCTTAACGTGTTGCCAGAGTTCCGCTTTGCCTATATCACGCTGACAGAAGATGAACTGAAGGCGTACCGCTCGAAAACGGGCGATACGGAAGGCATGGTCAACTACGCACTGGCAGTCGAGGGAGTAGTTGCGGCCGCTATCCTGATTGATCGGGGTGAAGAAATCCGAATCTCATTCCGGTCGGTGGGTGATTTTTCGGTTCGCGATCTGGCGAACGCACATTTTAACGGGGGCGGACACCGGAACGCTGCCGGTGGTCGTTCCAAATTAACACTCGCTGAAACCGAACAGCGGATACTGGCTATCCTGCCCCAGTATCAGTCGCAGCTACTGGCTACCGTCTGA
- a CDS encoding FtsK/SpoIIIE family DNA translocase: protein MAQPTTSRPVNPRPSPTNGTARQSRPTRPASPRPAFNIGASISRRLNDPRSILLTGVLLMLVAVGLLIAFVSYLTTGPADQSVVGSALSEPLAESGAETRNWAGLMGAYIAHVFVFRWFGVGALALPIVLLLAGLKLATGAEPFPLRRATIGLLFTALWSSLVIGYFVLVTNSAETASVWSGGIGYEFNSALYSLFGWGSLAFIGFGLFLFLVYFIDIRTIQLPSFSTDFFSRRSSAASDTDADSDTGTETTDQPVAATKPFYAQPEPFIDEEDDDDEPVATPAPASDPVVVQPVQTTESLPTTGVPLTVKSHVEPVTPTEPTELSATPAPTYEPDPFEEDDLVAQHGLYDSTLDLPQYQYPTNELLTEYQNNPRAQVSADELTANKERIENTLRNFGIRIDSIQASIGPTVTLYEIVPAEGVRISKIKSLEDDIALNLAALGIRIIAPMPGMGTIGIEVPNKNREMVSMRSVITSDIFSSSKFELPVVLGKTISNEIYVADLAKMPHLLMAGATGQGKSVGLNVLLTSLIYKKHPSQLKLVLVDPKKVELTLFNKLERHFLAKLPDSDEPIITDTKKVVNTLNSLCIEMDNRYNLLKEAGCRNLKEYNVKFTRRKLNPEKGHRYLPYIVLIIDELADLMMTAGKEVEQPIARLAQLARAIGIHLVVATQRPSVNVITGLIKANFPARLSFKVTSKIDSRTILDTGGAEQLVGMGDMLLSSNSDIIRLQCPFVDTDEIEGLCEFVGNQRGYDDAYALPEFVGDDGGQGEEKDVDLDNRDPMFDEAARLIVIHQQGSTSLIQRKLKLGYNRAGRLIDQLEAARIVGPFEGSKARDVLVLDLQALEEMLKRLKGE from the coding sequence ATGGCACAGCCAACAACGTCACGACCTGTAAATCCAAGACCTTCCCCCACCAACGGTACCGCCCGCCAGTCGCGTCCGACCCGGCCCGCCAGCCCCCGGCCGGCGTTCAATATCGGCGCGTCGATCAGCCGGCGGCTCAACGATCCACGGTCAATTTTGCTGACGGGTGTTCTGCTGATGCTGGTAGCCGTGGGCCTGCTTATCGCCTTTGTCTCGTATCTGACTACTGGCCCCGCCGACCAAAGCGTCGTTGGGTCGGCCCTGTCGGAACCACTGGCCGAATCGGGTGCTGAGACCCGTAACTGGGCCGGTCTGATGGGTGCGTATATAGCCCACGTGTTTGTGTTTCGCTGGTTTGGCGTTGGGGCACTGGCGCTGCCAATTGTGCTGCTGCTGGCGGGGCTAAAGCTGGCTACCGGTGCCGAACCGTTTCCCCTGCGCCGGGCCACAATCGGTTTGCTATTCACCGCGCTATGGAGCAGTCTGGTTATCGGTTATTTTGTACTGGTGACGAACTCTGCCGAAACAGCCAGCGTCTGGAGCGGGGGCATTGGCTACGAATTCAACTCGGCACTGTACAGTCTGTTTGGCTGGGGAAGTCTGGCGTTTATCGGGTTCGGCTTGTTTCTGTTTCTGGTGTACTTCATCGACATCCGAACGATTCAATTACCCAGCTTTTCAACCGATTTTTTCTCCCGTCGATCCAGCGCAGCGAGCGATACCGACGCGGATAGCGATACGGGCACCGAAACAACCGACCAACCCGTGGCTGCTACCAAACCTTTCTACGCACAGCCAGAACCATTTATCGACGAAGAGGACGACGACGATGAGCCGGTGGCAACTCCCGCTCCCGCTTCTGACCCGGTAGTTGTTCAGCCGGTTCAGACCACGGAGAGCCTGCCGACGACGGGGGTTCCGCTGACGGTGAAAAGCCATGTCGAACCCGTTACGCCCACCGAACCGACGGAGTTGAGCGCCACTCCGGCACCGACGTACGAGCCCGACCCGTTTGAGGAAGACGACCTCGTTGCGCAGCATGGCCTGTACGATTCAACGCTGGATTTACCCCAGTATCAGTACCCAACCAACGAGCTGCTGACCGAGTACCAGAACAACCCGCGGGCGCAGGTATCGGCGGATGAGTTGACGGCGAACAAAGAACGGATTGAGAACACGCTGCGCAACTTCGGCATTCGCATCGATTCGATTCAGGCATCCATCGGACCAACCGTCACGCTGTACGAAATTGTGCCGGCCGAAGGAGTTCGTATCTCCAAAATCAAGAGCCTGGAAGACGATATCGCGCTGAATCTGGCCGCGCTGGGCATTCGGATCATTGCGCCAATGCCAGGCATGGGTACGATCGGTATTGAGGTGCCCAACAAAAACCGGGAGATGGTATCGATGCGCTCGGTCATTACCAGCGACATTTTCAGTAGCAGTAAGTTCGAGTTGCCGGTTGTGCTGGGCAAGACGATCTCCAACGAAATCTACGTGGCTGACCTTGCCAAGATGCCTCACCTGCTCATGGCCGGAGCAACGGGGCAGGGTAAGTCGGTGGGGTTGAACGTGTTGCTGACATCGCTTATCTACAAAAAGCACCCCTCGCAGCTAAAACTGGTACTGGTCGATCCGAAAAAGGTAGAACTAACCCTGTTCAATAAGCTGGAGCGACACTTCCTGGCCAAACTGCCCGACTCCGACGAGCCGATCATCACCGACACGAAGAAGGTCGTCAACACGCTAAACTCGCTTTGTATCGAGATGGACAACCGGTACAACCTGCTGAAAGAAGCGGGCTGCCGCAATCTGAAAGAATACAACGTCAAGTTTACGCGCCGGAAGCTGAACCCCGAAAAAGGGCACCGCTACCTGCCGTACATTGTGTTGATTATCGACGAGCTGGCCGACCTGATGATGACGGCGGGTAAAGAAGTCGAGCAGCCTATTGCCCGGTTGGCTCAGCTGGCGCGCGCTATCGGTATTCACCTCGTCGTGGCTACGCAGCGGCCGTCGGTCAACGTTATTACGGGTCTGATCAAAGCCAACTTCCCGGCGCGGCTGTCGTTCAAAGTAACCTCCAAGATCGACTCCCGCACCATTCTCGATACGGGCGGGGCCGAACAGCTGGTGGGCATGGGCGACATGCTGTTATCGTCAAACTCCGACATTATCCGCCTGCAATGCCCATTCGTAGACACCGACGAGATCGAAGGCCTTTGCGAATTTGTGGGCAATCAGCGTGGCTATGACGATGCCTACGCGTTGCCGGAGTTCGTTGGTGACGACGGTGGACAAGGCGAAGAGAAAGATGTCGACCTCGACAACCGCGACCCGATGTTCGACGAAGCCGCCCGACTGATTGTCATTCACCAGCAGGGTAGTACATCGCTGATTCAGCGCAAGCTCAAGCTGGGTTACAACCGCGCCGGACGCCTGATCGATCAACTGGAAGCCGCCCGAATCGTTGGGCCGTTTGAGGGCAGCAAAGCCCGCGACGTACTGGTTCTGGATCTGCAAGCGCTCGAGGAAATGCTCAAGCGCCTGAAAGGTGAGTAG
- a CDS encoding quinone-dependent dihydroorotate dehydrogenase produces the protein MYKRLILPLLFRFDAETIHHFATTTLKLVLAVPGMSALCRRVYTVDDPRLARTVFGLTFPNPVGLAAGFDKNAELVSELSDLGFGFMEIGTVTPRPQPGNPRPRLFRLKADQGLINRMGFNNKGAGPAAGRLRHFAQNKGNRRVIIGGNIGKNKDTANDRAIADYLACFRDLFDAVDYFAVNVSSPNTPGLRDLQERGPLTQLLSALQTENKTRPVAKPILLKIAPDLTDGQLDDIITIVAETGIAGVIATNTTISRADLATPAPAVEQMGPGGVSGKPVKNRSTEVIRYLHQQSGGAFPIIGVGGINSADDAREKLEAGASLVQLYTGFIYEGPAVAKRINRGLLRKSPALTATV, from the coding sequence ATGTACAAACGGCTTATTCTCCCGCTGCTGTTTCGGTTCGACGCTGAAACGATTCACCACTTTGCTACGACTACCCTGAAGCTGGTACTGGCCGTGCCGGGCATGTCGGCACTGTGCCGACGAGTTTATACGGTCGATGATCCGCGACTGGCCCGGACGGTGTTTGGCCTGACGTTTCCGAACCCGGTGGGCCTGGCGGCTGGCTTCGACAAAAACGCCGAACTGGTCAGCGAACTGAGTGATCTGGGGTTTGGCTTCATGGAGATCGGTACGGTAACCCCCCGCCCCCAACCGGGTAACCCGCGCCCGCGCCTGTTCCGGCTCAAAGCCGATCAGGGACTTATCAACCGCATGGGGTTCAATAACAAAGGAGCCGGTCCGGCGGCTGGTCGACTACGTCATTTCGCCCAAAACAAAGGTAATCGGCGGGTAATCATCGGTGGTAACATCGGCAAAAACAAAGACACCGCTAACGACCGGGCTATTGCCGATTACCTGGCCTGCTTCCGTGATTTGTTTGATGCCGTCGATTATTTCGCGGTTAACGTCAGCTCACCCAACACGCCTGGGCTGCGTGATTTGCAGGAGCGCGGTCCGCTGACCCAGTTGCTGTCGGCCCTGCAAACCGAAAACAAAACCCGGCCCGTTGCCAAGCCAATTCTCCTCAAAATCGCCCCCGACCTGACCGACGGGCAGTTAGACGACATTATCACGATTGTAGCCGAAACAGGCATTGCCGGCGTCATTGCGACAAACACAACCATCAGCCGCGCCGACCTGGCTACTCCCGCGCCCGCCGTCGAGCAGATGGGGCCGGGCGGAGTCAGCGGTAAACCCGTCAAGAATCGATCGACGGAAGTTATTCGCTACCTGCATCAGCAGTCAGGCGGTGCGTTTCCGATTATTGGCGTGGGCGGGATAAACTCGGCCGACGATGCCCGTGAGAAACTCGAAGCCGGGGCCAGCCTGGTGCAGTTGTATACCGGGTTTATCTACGAAGGCCCCGCCGTTGCCAAACGCATCAACCGGGGGTTACTCAGAAAATCTCCGGCCCTGACAGCGACAGTCTAA
- a CDS encoding RNA polymerase sigma factor — MEKAQVNDSELISLYIRGNEKAFAKLVQRHKSKIYTTIYLIVKDQYVAEDLMQDTFIKAVDTIKSGKYNEEGKFLPWIIRIAHNLAIDYFRKDKRYPSVVFEDGSSVFNTLEFAEDSVESMQIRQETHEHLRELIQRLPEQQRQVLIMRHYEEMSFQEIADATGVSINTALGRMRYALINLRKQLSKRSPSYDKNIYPR; from the coding sequence ATGGAAAAAGCCCAGGTAAACGACAGTGAGTTGATTTCCCTGTATATCCGTGGTAACGAAAAGGCCTTCGCTAAGCTTGTGCAACGGCACAAATCGAAGATTTACACAACTATTTATCTGATTGTCAAAGATCAGTACGTAGCTGAAGACTTAATGCAGGATACGTTCATCAAGGCCGTAGACACCATCAAGTCGGGTAAATACAACGAAGAAGGCAAGTTTCTCCCCTGGATTATTCGGATCGCCCACAACTTGGCTATTGACTATTTCCGCAAAGATAAACGCTACCCCAGTGTAGTGTTTGAAGACGGGAGCAGCGTGTTCAATACGCTTGAGTTTGCAGAAGACTCGGTTGAGTCGATGCAGATACGGCAGGAGACACACGAGCATCTGCGCGAGCTGATTCAGCGATTGCCAGAGCAGCAGCGGCAGGTTCTAATTATGCGGCACTACGAGGAAATGAGTTTCCAGGAGATCGCCGATGCAACCGGAGTCAGCATTAACACGGCATTGGGACGTATGCGTTACGCGTTGATCAATTTGCGTAAACAATTAAGCAAACGTTCGCCGAGTTATGATAAAAACATTTACCCAAGATGA
- a CDS encoding nucleoside-diphosphate kinase, with product MATNRTFTMIKPDAVEGGHTGAIIRMIEEAGFRVVAIKKTQLTPERAGQFYAVHRERPFYNDLRTYMSSGAIVPMILEKENAVADFRKLIGATNPAQAEEGTIRKLYAKSLEANAIHGSDSDENAEIESNFFFSATEQY from the coding sequence ATGGCAACGAATCGCACGTTCACCATGATCAAGCCCGACGCTGTCGAGGGAGGTCATACCGGTGCAATTATACGCATGATCGAGGAAGCTGGCTTCCGCGTCGTCGCAATTAAGAAAACCCAGCTGACACCCGAACGGGCTGGCCAATTTTACGCCGTTCACCGCGAGCGGCCTTTCTACAACGATCTCCGTACGTATATGTCGTCGGGTGCTATTGTGCCAATGATTCTGGAGAAAGAGAATGCGGTTGCCGATTTCCGCAAGCTGATTGGGGCTACCAATCCTGCGCAGGCGGAAGAAGGTACGATTCGCAAACTATACGCAAAGTCGCTGGAAGCCAACGCTATTCACGGTTCGGACTCTGATGAGAACGCTGAGATCGAAAGCAATTTCTTCTTCTCTGCCACCGAGCAATACTAA
- a CDS encoding Hint domain-containing protein — translation MKYNVLAILLFLGCAITTQFFSQRVQAQTTASAGMTADQAKAVKAIKIANLDKDTYFKSGGYILDRYEERPAYVFTYSDGITRKIYLYKIFAASDTKELGLLAIYQNGKTNETKSFVIPGESADRKAWDLYIDDLKYVGEKEPGLMSTLTFVLSREMASLLSGGGAKSEDGGKKKEEYNFCFAANAPVLLPNGSAKSIDAVQVGEPIMAYDAKTNAQIVTRVTRVDKHDGQFALTGVWLSPLSELSADNTITPTAPVLLEATVNHPVLTASGRKPMGDLTAADVLYRLENGKAIPYRVVKTEKTTRTVSTVYNLATEAGAYVVGETVVLDK, via the coding sequence ATGAAATACAACGTTCTCGCTATCCTTCTTTTTCTTGGTTGCGCTATCACGACGCAGTTTTTCAGTCAGCGCGTTCAGGCGCAAACCACCGCATCGGCTGGTATGACGGCTGACCAGGCCAAAGCGGTCAAGGCTATCAAAATTGCCAATCTGGATAAAGACACCTATTTCAAATCAGGCGGGTATATTCTCGATCGCTACGAAGAGCGCCCGGCTTACGTGTTTACCTACAGTGACGGGATTACGCGCAAAATCTACCTCTACAAGATTTTTGCTGCTTCCGACACGAAAGAGCTGGGCCTGCTGGCGATCTACCAGAATGGCAAAACCAACGAAACGAAGTCGTTCGTTATCCCCGGCGAATCGGCCGACCGCAAAGCGTGGGATCTGTACATCGACGATCTGAAATACGTGGGCGAAAAAGAGCCGGGCCTGATGTCGACGCTGACGTTCGTGCTGTCGCGCGAGATGGCGTCGCTGCTGAGTGGTGGCGGTGCCAAGAGCGAAGACGGCGGCAAGAAGAAGGAAGAGTACAATTTCTGCTTCGCGGCCAACGCGCCTGTGTTGCTGCCCAACGGCTCGGCCAAATCAATCGACGCCGTACAGGTAGGCGAACCGATCATGGCGTATGACGCAAAAACGAATGCACAGATCGTAACCCGCGTAACCCGCGTCGACAAACACGACGGGCAATTTGCGCTGACGGGCGTATGGCTGTCGCCCCTGAGCGAACTGTCGGCCGATAACACGATCACACCAACGGCCCCTGTGCTGCTCGAAGCCACTGTCAATCACCCTGTCCTGACCGCGTCGGGCCGGAAACCAATGGGCGACCTGACCGCTGCTGACGTCCTATACCGACTGGAGAATGGCAAAGCGATTCCGTACCGCGTCGTCAAAACCGAAAAAACGACCCGCACCGTATCGACTGTCTATAATTTAGCTACTGAAGCTGGTGCCTACGTTGTCGGTGAAACGGTGGTATTGGATAAGTGA
- a CDS encoding LolA family protein, whose amino-acid sequence MIRSIISFFSLIILLNNPASAQKDPKAQAILDAMSQKYKALKSYQAAFTYASSGASAKGDITVSGNKFRLKLDGQDVFTDGKTMYSYSKEAKEINVQDYESGSAGELNPAQIYNVYQKGYTYRYVSEQKQGGRTLDVIELKPTTAKNTISAVRLSVNKADKLIQNWTITDKSGKRTTYTITKFTPNVPAPDALFTFDKSKYPGVEVVDLR is encoded by the coding sequence ATGATCCGATCAATCATTAGCTTTTTCAGCCTAATAATATTGCTCAACAACCCGGCGTCTGCTCAGAAAGACCCAAAGGCGCAGGCCATTCTCGACGCCATGAGCCAGAAGTATAAAGCGCTGAAATCATATCAGGCTGCGTTCACCTATGCCAGCAGCGGGGCCAGCGCGAAAGGCGACATTACGGTCAGTGGCAACAAATTCAGGCTGAAACTGGACGGGCAGGATGTATTCACTGACGGCAAGACGATGTATTCCTATTCGAAAGAAGCGAAAGAAATAAACGTGCAGGACTATGAGAGTGGTTCGGCCGGCGAACTGAATCCGGCCCAGATTTACAACGTCTACCAGAAGGGGTATACGTACCGCTACGTGAGCGAACAGAAGCAGGGCGGCCGTACACTCGATGTAATCGAACTAAAGCCCACGACGGCCAAGAACACGATTTCTGCCGTACGTCTGTCGGTCAACAAAGCCGACAAACTGATTCAGAACTGGACGATTACAGACAAAAGCGGCAAACGCACGACGTATACGATCACGAAGTTTACGCCCAACGTCCCCGCCCCCGACGCCCTCTTCACCTTCGACAAGTCGAAATATCCCGGCGTAGAAGTAGTGGACCTGCGGTGA